From one Mytilus edulis chromosome 1, xbMytEdul2.2, whole genome shotgun sequence genomic stretch:
- the LOC139495667 gene encoding uncharacterized protein — protein MGSSSSSPNNKSKQVIKNKVKFVTKPQHGRNKQILNKTNARAQNGGIRKIKEDKTKPKDGIMKKHVGNSKPNTTKLIGTKPKPKKKLKRGEPPPPSPPKSTKEELIEDLNFTIIDEHAINAPNELLLKSYWDLVKYLTDDDTWEDLWKVRSIYKWITSYNIKSLPIDFNPPPNSPLEYFSKIQCDMGNYANLFYVLCQLADVPCVIIDGIAKSSAFKIGEKINKRRTKAQWNAVLIDGEWRLVDLFWASTCVELNSGEAKKIAQNKKNSYAKNTDDETDVKSPVPFLVNGKEMVPDKGPEDNRMTDKLENGDIKSNKEHSEQNKSETVKPKVKRKKLDIKKFKQMKHTEDADDCYFLTDPHDLLWTHLPDDEDWQLAEKQLPFLEFEKRVYVRERLYELGIGFEGKHNVQCKHKTKQGKVSLDLKLPRRWAAKLGFRYNFYRSKSTAFCKEDDDGSLEHCVEWEVKGDILEIDINIPVYGQFRLDLFAKNPLFRAVREFDLICSYIVYSPMPPRIEIPLPDHPELGWGQNKQSDKFGLKPISHKLSKISTDTGQLELKFQGQKNLNLNVRLKHRILEEGTLSQYSTLRWHDGEYILNLRLPKDGYYAMKLYGKTTEPGKSNLLNYLIRCRCKKPNDEPFPILSQTMLGEAVLAKSLGIRVLDKENGIATAGKGRGKIHFCSEMGDSLMYEMHSNDPEAMKRVNLIIKNEHGIESVHYILPVAGEYFFSVYTHKDNDITKLYTVYTSLIQSTGSIGDSVFSPRSAIGDNKGFWHGKHIIPIETIEATEKEVYLPYPESPYDLVAYLDTNQGNGPQKTSAIEKVIVDDEVLFKVTVPDINYCAVNVFQRNDGNLIKTINKYFITTTTEENSQENMMEEDFPLYSKTPDLDQDDITEKRKEYMRKKMREAEYYKDPEVLNNLIYKYEDQNPDIDDSMLINVKRMAKKLEARQVLLDAYESRNIQDVERGIALAQIADVDGSLQFEVMHAKRLLNRLKMIHRIRETIMEADGKAIGEGRKYANPPKPVKHSLMATLVLLGFPSFVVEDWSTTQGILWKMDNDSIQNKMARFDPTMCPLEFALDAKKYTDQYSLDFIKTVSPLGTAFYVWTTQMIREIESMAGTLGGYSDVYHDNDVESQNYSDNENSNREPVTTGVDTPFDGPEMPPVNNPPTDRSHRIDNYNTNRKQPETHTGHTFVRVTPTGETH, from the exons ATGGGGAGTTCATCATCATCTCCTAATAATAAATCTAAACAAGTCATCAAAAATAAAGTCAAATTTGTAACCAAACCACAGCATGGCAGAAATAAGCAGATACTAAATAAGACAAATGCAAGGGCACAAAATGGCGGGATCAGGAAAATAAAGGAGGATAAAACCAAACCAAAAGATGGTATCATGAAGAAGCATGTGGGGAATTCTAAACCAAATACGACGAAG TTGATTGGTACCAAACCAAAACCCAAGAAGAAATTAAAACGAGGCGAACCACCACCACCGTCACCTCCAAAGTCAACCAAGGAAGAATTAATTGAAGATCTGAATTTCACCATAATTGATGAGCATGCAATTAAT gCACCAAATGAATTATTGCTGAAGTCTTATTGGGATCTGGTAAAATATCTAACAGATGACGATACATGGGAGGATCTGTGGAAAGTTCGCTCTATATACAAGTGGATCacttcatacaatataaaaagtTTACCCATTGACTTCAACCCGCCACCTAACTCACCGTTGGAATACTTCTCTAAAATTCAGTGTGACATGGGAAACTATGCCAACCTTTTCTATGTTTTATGTCA GTTGGCTGACGTACCATGTGTTATCATTGACGGTATTGCAAAAAGCTCAGCGTTTAAGATTGgagaaaaaatcaacaaaagaagAACAAAGGCTCAATGGAATGCAGTTTTAATTGATGGTGAATGGCGCCTGGTAGATTTGTTTTGGGCATCTACTTGTGTTGAATTGAACTCAGGCGAGGCGAAAAAGATTGCTCAAAATAAGAAGAATAGTTATGCTAAAAACACAGACGACGAAACGGATGTTAAATCTCCTGTACCTTTCCTTGTAAATGGAAAAGAAATGGTACCTGACAAAGGTCCCGAGGACAACCGGATGACAGATAAACTGGAAAATGGTGATATCAAAAGCAACAAAGAACATTCCGAACAAAATAAAAGTGAAACAGTCAAACCAAaggtaaaaagaaagaaattagatataaaaaaattcaagcaAATGAAACATACTGAAGATGCCGATGACTGTTATTTCCTGACTGATCCACATGACCTTCTTTGGACACATTTACCAGACGATGAAGACTGGCAACTTGCCGAAAAACAACTACCGTTCCTTGAATTTGAGAAGAGAGTATATGTCAGAGAAAGACTATATGAACTCGGAATTGGGTTCGAAGGAAAACACAACGTGCAGTgcaaacataaaacaaaacaaggGAAAGTGTCCTTAGATTTAAAGCTTCCACGGCGTTGGGCAGCAAAACTAGGGTTCAGATATAACTTTTATCGATCAAAGTCGACAGCATTTTGTAAAGAAGACGACGACGGATCATTAGAACATTGTGTCGAATGGGAGGTTAAAGGTGACATTCTAGAGATAGATATCAATATTCCTGTATATGGACAATTCAGATTAGATCTTTTTGCTAAGAATCCTTTGTTTCGAGCAGTGAGAGAATTTGACCTAATCTGTTCTTATATAGTATACAGTCCGATGCCGCCAAGAATAGAGATCCCGCTTCCGGATCACCCGGAACTTGGATGGGGTCAGAACAAACAATCAGACAAGTTTGGTTTAAAACCAATAAGCCATAAATTGTCTAAAATTAGTACAGACACTGGACAATTGGAGCTAAAATTCCAGGGTcaaaagaatttaaatttaaatgtgagGTTAAAACACAGAATATTGGAAGAAGGGACATTGTCTCAATATTCTACACTACGTTGGCATGATGGAGAGTACATTTTAAATTTAAGGCTACCTAAAGATGGTTATTACGCAATGAAACTGTACGGGAAGACAACAGAACCAGGCAAGTCTAATCTATTGAATTATCTCATTCGGTGCAGATGTAAGAAGCCGAACGACGAACCGTTTCCGATTCTTAGTCAGACTATGCTGGGTGAAGCGGTTTTGGCAAAAAGCTTGGGTATTAGAGTTCTGGATAAAGAAAATGGAATTGCTACCGCTGGTAAGGGAAGGGGCAAAATACATTTCTGTTCCGAAATGGGTGATTCTTTAATGTATGAAATGCACTCAAATGATCCGGAGGCCATGAAGCGGGTgaatttgattataaaaaatgaacatgGAATAGAAAGTGTTCATTATATATTACCTGTTGCCGGAGAATATTTCTTTTCTGTTTACACACATAAGGACAATGATATAACAAAACTGTACACTGTATATACTTCATTAATTCAGTCAACGGGCAGTATTGGCGATAGTGTTTTCTCTCCACGTTCAGCAATTGGTGACAATAAAGGATTTTGGCATGGGAAACATATCATTCCCATTGAGACAATAGAGGCAACGGAAAAAGAAGTGTACCTTCCTTATCCTGAATCCCCATATGATTTAGTGGCTTATTTAGATACAAATCAAGGAAATGGACCACAGAAAACAAGTGCCATTGAAAAAGTCATTGTTGATGACGAGGTTTTGTTCAAAGTTACAGTACCAGATATCAATTACTGTGCGGTGAACGTATTTCAGAGAAATGATGGAAACTTGATCAAAACAATTAACAAGTATTTTATAACTACCACCACAGAGGAAAATTCTCAGGAGAATATGATGGAGGAGGACTTTCCTCTTTACTCAAAAACACCAGATCTAGACCAAGATGATATAACAG AAAAACGAAAAGAGTATATGAGAAAGAAAATGAGGGAGGCAGAATACTATAAAGACCCGGAAGTTCTGAACAATTTAATATACAAATACGAAGATCAGAATCCAGATATCGACGACTCTATGTTGATAAATGTCAAACGGATGGCCAAGAAACTTGAAGCAAGGCAAG TACTTCTTGATGCCTATGAATCTAGAAACATACAAGATGTAGAGAGAGGGATTGCCTTGGCTCAGATTGCTGACGTTGATGGGTCACTTCAGTTTGAAGTGATGCATGCAAAGCGATTACTAAACAGACTTAAGATGATACATAGAATTAGAGAGACTATCATGGAAGCTGACGGCAAGGCTATAGGGGAAGGTAGAAAGTATGCCAACCCACCGAAACCTGTAAAACATTCGTTAATGGCAACACTGGTCTTACTTGGATTCCCGTCATTTGTTGTAGAG GATTGGTCGACTACTCAAGGTATTTTATGGAAAATGGACAATGACTCTATCCAAAATAAGATGGCAAGATTTGATCCTACAATGTGTCCACTTGAATTCGCCCTTGATGCCAAGAAATATACCGACCAGTATTCCTTGGATTTCATCAAGACCGTGAGTCCACTTGGAACAGCTTTTTACGTCTGG ACAACACAAATGATCAGAGAAATCGAGTCAATGGCTGGAACACTAGGTGGTTATAGTGATGTTTACCATGACAACGACGTAGAATCGCAAAATTATAGCGACAATGAAAACTCGAACAGGGAACCAGTGACTACAGGAGTAGATACCCCATTCGACGGACCGGAAATGCCCCCTGTTAACAATCCACCAACCGATAGGTCACATCGCATTGATAACTATAATACAAACAGGAAACAGCCAGAAACTCATACAGGACATACTTTTGTACGGGTTACGCCTACTGGAGAAACTCATTAA